The window CAATCAAATCCAGGGGAAACCATTCATCAACTAGAACCCTTCGATCAAGAACTTCTGGATCAACATTCAGAAATTTCTAACCTTGAAAATTTATCCAAGAAGAGAATTAGGAAGCATAGCGAATTGGCTTATTACATTCCCAAAAGTATTATGAATTACGATGATGGCGCTATACTTATGGTTGCAGAGGAAACGTTTAACTTATCTCAATACATCACAACTTATTATAGCCAAAACCTTCTTGCAATTCATTTTGACAAAGAAGGAAATCGGAAATGGACAAGAATGATCAAAAAAGATAACTCTAAAAATAACACCTGGATTTATTCGAGTTATTTGGTGCTAAAGGATTCAACAGATTTTCATCTGATATACAATGGAAATAGAAAAAATCTACAAAAGGATCATTTAGTAAGGAATAATGCCTTTATCAATGAAGAAGATGAATCGGTTGTTGTTGCGACAATTAGCAAAGAAGGTAATGTAAGTCAAAAGGTGGTGACAAATTTTTTGCAAACCCAGGGTTTTAGAATAAGACCCAAGCTTAGCTCGAAACTCAATGAAAATGAGGTTTTGTTGTTCTCACAAAAACCTTCAAACGTAAAGAATCAACGTTTCATTTTGCTTAAACTAAAAAAGAATATGCCACCTATAAGTGATTAGTTTAACCAAGAAAATGATACTTGAACAATTTGTACCTATCGCATTCCTTATAAAATTTTTTATTTCAGGTATGGCTGAGAGCTATAAATGTGCTGATAGTTTTACTTATTATTTCTAATTTTATAAGGATTAAGGTTAAAAAATAAAGCAAACATGGAATATCGAATCAAAGCTTCTTCACAATCAAAACAAGATGCAGTTATTCACATCAAGACATCGAATATAGAATTTGGCACTACCCCTAATTCCGCTGAAACCTTACCTAATCCTGCCGAATTATTCCTGGGTTCTTTTGCTTCTTGCGCTTTAAAAAATGTAGAGCGCTTTTCTGGTATTTTGAAGTTTGACTATACCAAAGCTACCATTGAAGTCAGTGCGACGCGCCTTGAAAATCCCCCAAGAATGGATAATATAAATTACCATTTGACCGTCTACAGTGAGGACCAAAACCTTAACCCTGACTTACTGAAAAAGAACATTGAAAAGTTCGGTACCATATACAACACAGTAAAGATGGCTTGTTCCATTTCTGGTACCATTAACAAGGTCTAATTTATCGGTTGGAGCCAATATTTTAAGCACCTGTTTCTTATAAGTTGATTTCTTGATGGATAGGGGCTAGCAAATAACAATTTGATTTGGCTTGTTAAAATTTGGAAGCAATGCCAATATTAAAATTGCCCATAGGCCCATAACCTCCTTCAAAAAAGAAGCCTAAATTAGGGAGAGGGTAAAAACCTACACCGCTCAATAATCCTGCAGAATAATTGAGGTCTTCATTTGTTTGATAAAGCATATAGTTAATCTGGTTTTCAGGCAAATGACCACTGTACCTGTCAAATTTATCTATTACGGTATTTAATGTTACACCAGCATAATACCTCACATAAACGTCCCATTTCTCCGGCTTAAGATTAAGTTGTAATTGTTTACTCAAGAATGAGGTAAGATGGATCGTAGCCCTTAACCCTAAGGGAATGAAGTTTTGATCATAAAATAAAACCCTACTATTTCCGTCCACCACAGATAAAAAAGAATATTGCCTCTTTTGATACCCAACAAATAGCCCGGTACTTATATATTTACCAAGACCATAATCAAAATACATTTCCCTATAAAGGCTATTGTCTGCTTGTAAATACTTTGTGTTATTTAGGGCAGTCCCAAGGCCAATTGATTTTCTCCCTTTTATGGAATAACTTTTATCATTGTGTTGGGCAACTACAGTTATTGCGGTAACTATAAAAAAGGCTACTGCTGATGCTATTCTTTTCATAACCAATGATTTAATTTGAGCTGCTTTTATAGAGAAAAACCTAAATTAGTAAAGGAATAGTTACATAGAACTAAGTTTAAAAGTATTTAAAATGAATCTTAGTTCAAAACTATTCATTGTAATTCTAATATTAACCTTTCGCCCTTGTAGAGAAACCTTTCTTTACCAACAACACTTACTTTATCACCTTGATTGGTGCTTTAATAAAAACCTCTTTTGCCTTGTAACAAATAATGAATGATTTTTAGCCCAAAAATCGTATATTATCGAATCTTTTTTTAAAATAACCAAATCCAAATCTAATGAGAAGAATTGTATTATTTGCTGCGTTGTTCCTGATCCTTTTTCAGGTAAAAGCAGAATTAAAATTGCCTAAGGTTTTTGCTGACCATATGGTGCTTCAGCGTGGTCAGGAAATACCTGTATGGGGAGAAGCTGATCCCAGACAATGGGTCAACGTAACCTTTCAGGGAAAAAAATACCGAGCAAAAGCTGACAAGGAAGGCAAGTGGATGCTGAAGATGGATGCCTTTCCCAAAGGTGGTCCTTATATCCTTTCTATCAATACAAAAAAAGAGTCTAAGGTATTGGAGAACGTAATGATGGGAGATGTTTGGCTTCTAGGTGGTCAATCCAATATGGAGTGGGCATTGAAAAGGACAAACAATGGTGAAGACAGTATCAAGACTGCCAACCATCCTAATATCAGGTTTTTTGAAGTAGGCAGAAACCTTAGTTTGGAAGAAATTGAGGAAGTGCCGGAAGCCAAATGGTCCATTTGTTCTCCGGAAACAGTGGCCAATTTCTCTGCCATCGGCTATTATTTTGCCAGAAGAATTGAAACAGATATGGATGTGGCTGTAGGTCTACTGGATATCAACTGGGGGGGTACACTTTCTGAAGCTTGGACCAGTGCAGATGCTTTATTGACCCATCCGGATTTCAAGGAGAGAGTAGCAAAAAACCAAATGGAGGGACCAAAGGATTTCTCAGATCCTGATTTGAAAAAACCCAATAGCTGGCCAACCAGTTTATTTTACGGAATGTTAGAACCTGTAATTCCTTTTGCGATCAAAGGAGCTCTTTGGTATCAGGGTGAATCCAATGCATCAAGGGCATATCAGTACAGGGAAATTTTTCCATTGATGATTGAAGACTGGAGAGCCCAATGGGGACAGGGAGATTTTCCTTTTCTATGGGTGCAATTGGCCAATTTTAGACAACCTAAAGCCGAGCCTGTGGATAGTGACTGGGCAGAACTAAGAGAAGCACAAACCATGACCTTGTCTCTTCCCAATACTGCGCAAGCGGTAATCATAGACAAAGGTGAAGCGGATGACATTCACCCGAGGGACAAATGGACAGTGGCGGAGCGCCTTGCCAAAGGAGCTAAGAAAATCGCTTACGGAATGGATGTAGTTTATAGCGGTCCTACCTATAAATCTATGGAAATTCAAGGCGACCAGATTCGAATAAGCTTTGACAATATTGGTTCAGGTTTAGTGGTCAATGATAAATATGGCTATGTTAAAGGATTTGCTGTTGCAGGGGAAGACCAGAAATTTCATTGGGTTACCGGAAAGCAGGACGGTAATCAAATTGTCTTGGAGACAGAAGGAATTAAAAACCCTGTTGCTGTAAGGTATGGCTGGGCAGATAATCCTGATGACGTAAATGTATACAATAAAGAAGGGCTTCCTGCCAATCCATTCAGAACCGATGATTGGGAAGGAATCACTTATGGAAAAAGGTAAGCTTGTCCAATAAAAAAATAATTTACCTCCGGATAGTTAGCCGAATAGTAGCGCAATTATCCGGAGGTTTTTTTATGTATTAAACATTACCAAAACTTAATTTTTTCTATGGCTATTATCAGTCTTTTGATGTCTTCAGGAAATACATGACCGATGTGACCAATCCGGAAAGTTGCTGCTTTGGATACCTTTCCGGGATAAATCACAAAACCCTCAGCCTTGAGCAAATGGTAAAGTTTGTCAAAAGAAAAGTCAGGGCTTGAAGGCTCATGAAAAGCTGTAATTATGGGCGACTGGTCTTCCTCAGAAAGAAAAGCTTCTATTCCCAGGTTCTTCATTCCCTTTACCAATGTCTGGTGGTTATTGACATACCTTTTGTACCTAGCGGTAATGCCCCCTTCTCCTTTTAATTCTTCAAGAGCCTGCAAAAATGCCCTAACAGTATGGGTAGGAGAGGTAAATCTCCATTTACCGGGATCATTTTCCATGGCCTTCCATTGGTCATAAAGATCTAGGGAATGGCTTTTTGAATTGCCTTTGCATGCTTGAAGTACCTCTCTTCGAGCAATGATAAATCCAAATCCCGGGACACCCTGTATGCATTTATTGGCACTACTTATCAGAAAATCAATTTTTGGAGAGCGTATATCTAGTGGGACACCGCCAAAACTACTCATGGCATCCAGAATAAAGCATTTATTGTATTTGTCTGCCAGCTCTGCAATGGGTGCATAATCGTTTAACATGCCTGTGGTGGTCTCGCTATGGACCATGCCGATATGGGTAATGTCGGGATTTTGCTTTAATAGCTCCTCAACTTTTTCCGGGCTTGCCTGTTCATGTTCTTCTAAATCCAGTAATTCCAGCTTGATTCCCATCAGGGAAACGATTTTAGCCATTCGTTTGCCATAGGCACCATTGGAAAGCACCAGAATTTTATCCTCCGGTTTCAAACAAGTCCACAGGACAGCTTCTACGGAAAAGGTACCGCTTCCCTGCATCAATACCGTGCTGTATTCATCTCCACCATTGCTTAAAGCAAGTAGGGAGCTGCGAATATCTTGTACAATGCTTTTGTAATCTTCGTCCCATGTGCACCAGTCGCGGTTCATGGCTTCCCTAACTGTTTTACTTGTACTTAATGGGCCGGGCGTAAGCAGCAGGTAAGGATTATCTGGAATCATATTTAATATTTGTTGAGGTTGATTATTCAATCAAATATAATTGTTTCTAAAATTGATTCCCGTTTACCAAGAATTAAAAAAGCCTTATAAAATAGTTTTTGAAGGAATGCGTCACCCGATCAATCAATCGATGGTTTTATAAAATCCTTTTTTCGTTTCTAATATTTAAATAGGCTAAGACTAAAATAGGCTTTGCTGTCCTGAAAATGAAAATCGGAACTGAAACCCGCTTTCTCCCGTAATTCAATCAAATCTCTGAGGCCATATTTTTGCGAAATTTCCATGTGGATAGGTTCGTTGTTTTCAAAGGTTATGCTTTGTCCGGCCACTTGAACCGTTTGATTGGCTTTACTTATTAAGCAGCTTTTGGTGGTTCCACTTAAGGGATCATAACTTGCAAAATGATCAAAATTCTCAGGGTTAAAGTTTCCTTTTAATTCTTTATTGATCCGATGTAAAAGATTAAGGTTGAATCTTTTCGTTATACCATCAGGATCATCATACGCTCTCAGAATGGTTTGGGGGTGCTTTTTTAAATCTGCTCCAAGTAAGAAAAAATCTCCTTCACTCAGAAATTTCCTTACAAACTTCAAAAACTCAATGGCCTTAGCCCCTTCAAAATTGCCGATATTGCTTCCCATAAAAAGCACAATTTTTGGATTTTTTCGAGGTTTAATTTTATCAAGTGTTTCAAAATAATCCCCGGCAATGGGCAAAATGGTCAATTCAGGAAACTTGTTGCCAATGACCTGCTTATTGTACTCTAAGATATCAGGAGAAATATCAAGAGGCAGGTAATTAATAGTCTTTCCGGAATTTAGCAATGCTTCAAGGAATAAGGTTGTTTTGGTACCATCGCCTGCACCCAATTCTACTACATCGTATGTACTATTTGGGAGTAAGGCAATAATTTCATGACTTCTGTCACGCAAAATTTCCGTTTCACATTTGGGCAGGTAGTAACTGTCCATCTGCATGATTTCCTGAAATATAGAGGATCCCTTTTCATCATAAAAATACTTTGAGAAAAGCCGCTTGGGTTGTGAATTCAGACCATTAAGGATGTCTTTTTCGAAACTGTTGTTTATCATAGGGATTGTGCAAGTCTAATTCCTGAAAAAATCCATTGGGATGGAGGAGCAAAGAAATTTCGGTAGGTTTTACGGCTGTGATTTTCGGCAGTTGCCACAGAAGCACCCCTGAGTACTTGTTGGTTCACCATAAATTTCCCATTGTATTCCCCTATGGCTCCAGGAGCTTTTTGGAAGCCGGGGTAGGGCAAGTAGGCGCTTGAAGTCCATTCCCACAATTGCCCCCAAGAAAACTGGTCTGCTGCAGTCTCCCATTCAAACTCCGTAGGAAGTCTCATGCCTTTCCATTCAGCAAAAGCAAAAGCCTCATAATAACTCACATGTTGCACCGGTAAATGAGGATTGATGTCTTTTAAACCCCCTAAAGTATAAATTTGCCACCTGTCTTTTACCTTGTGCCAATAAAGTGGAGCTTTGATTGCCCCATTGTTAATAAAGTCCCAGCCATCAGAATGCCAAAGGTTAAAATTTTCATAAGCCCCTGATTCAATGAACTCTATGAATTCTCCATTGGTTACCAGTTTGTTTGAAATCTTGTAGGGGGCCAGGTAAACTTTATGCTTACCCAATTCATTGTCATAAGAAAACCCTTCCCCGGAAAAACCTATGGATTTGACACCTTCTTCAATTTCTATCCAGTCTAAGGATTTGTTTTCAGCTTCATTAATAAAACGATTTCCATACTCTGGAAAGGTTGGCTGATTCCCTAGGATATATTTGATGTCATAGACCAACAATTCTTGATGTTGTTGTTCGTGATTGATTCCAAGCTCGATGATTGTGAGCATTTGGCTGTTAGGTGTGCCTTCCTTGAGTAGTTCTGTAACCGCCTCGGTCACATATGCCCTATAGGCCATTACTTCAGATACAGGAGGCCTGCTCATTAACCCTCTGTTTGGGCGCAATATTCTATCTCCGGCATTGTTGTAATAGCTATTGAATAAATAGGCGAAATCCTTATCGTAAACTTTATAAGAAGGACAGAAGGGGACAAGTAAAAATTGTTCAAAAAACCAAGTGCTGTGGGCTAGGTGCCACTTTGGAGGAGAAACTTCCGGTATGGGTTGGGGGACATAGTCTTCTACTTCAAGTGGGGTGCAAATCTCTTCTGTTAGAAATCGACAGTTTATAAATCTATCCAAAAGTACGGTGGGATTGCGTACGGCTTCCTTTAACTTCCCTTTCATGAATTTTCTTTTAGTTGGGTTAATGTTATTAACAAATAAAAATGGGGATGGTTTTCACCATCCCCAAGTTTAAGCAATTATCGCGCTAATTTTTAATTCATGAATTGATTATTATTCATAAAGCTCAACAATCATTTCAATTTCCACGGAAATATTGGAAGGCAATGAGCCCATTCCGATAGCAGCACGGGCATGTTTACCCTTTTCACCAAATACTTCTACCATCAAATCCGAAAAACCATTAATGACTTGAGAATGTTGAGTAAAAGAAGGATCAGCATTGACCATGCCTTTGGCTCGGACAATATTTTTCACCCTGTTGAGGTCTCCAATTTCTGCTTTTAGAGAAGAAAGTAGGGAGATTCCGGCAAATCGTGCGGCTTCTATTCCTTCTTCCAAACTTAATTCGCTTCCCAATTTGCCGGTCACTTGTGTGCCATCAGGTCTGTCAGGACCTGTACCGGCCAAGTAAACCACATTACCCATAGTCTTTGCTTTTAGGTAGTTGGCTGTTGGTGGCTTTGGCGTAATCAGCTCAATTCCCAGATCTTTTATCCTTTGTTCG of the Cyclobacterium marinum DSM 745 genome contains:
- a CDS encoding OsmC family protein; the protein is MEYRIKASSQSKQDAVIHIKTSNIEFGTTPNSAETLPNPAELFLGSFASCALKNVERFSGILKFDYTKATIEVSATRLENPPRMDNINYHLTVYSEDQNLNPDLLKKNIEKFGTIYNTVKMACSISGTINKV
- a CDS encoding sialate O-acetylesterase gives rise to the protein MRRIVLFAALFLILFQVKAELKLPKVFADHMVLQRGQEIPVWGEADPRQWVNVTFQGKKYRAKADKEGKWMLKMDAFPKGGPYILSINTKKESKVLENVMMGDVWLLGGQSNMEWALKRTNNGEDSIKTANHPNIRFFEVGRNLSLEEIEEVPEAKWSICSPETVANFSAIGYYFARRIETDMDVAVGLLDINWGGTLSEAWTSADALLTHPDFKERVAKNQMEGPKDFSDPDLKKPNSWPTSLFYGMLEPVIPFAIKGALWYQGESNASRAYQYREIFPLMIEDWRAQWGQGDFPFLWVQLANFRQPKAEPVDSDWAELREAQTMTLSLPNTAQAVIIDKGEADDIHPRDKWTVAERLAKGAKKIAYGMDVVYSGPTYKSMEIQGDQIRISFDNIGSGLVVNDKYGYVKGFAVAGEDQKFHWVTGKQDGNQIVLETEGIKNPVAVRYGWADNPDDVNVYNKEGLPANPFRTDDWEGITYGKR
- a CDS encoding 2-aminoethylphosphonate--pyruvate transaminase, which codes for MIPDNPYLLLTPGPLSTSKTVREAMNRDWCTWDEDYKSIVQDIRSSLLALSNGGDEYSTVLMQGSGTFSVEAVLWTCLKPEDKILVLSNGAYGKRMAKIVSLMGIKLELLDLEEHEQASPEKVEELLKQNPDITHIGMVHSETTTGMLNDYAPIAELADKYNKCFILDAMSSFGGVPLDIRSPKIDFLISSANKCIQGVPGFGFIIARREVLQACKGNSKSHSLDLYDQWKAMENDPGKWRFTSPTHTVRAFLQALEELKGEGGITARYKRYVNNHQTLVKGMKNLGIEAFLSEEDQSPIITAFHEPSSPDFSFDKLYHLLKAEGFVIYPGKVSKAATFRIGHIGHVFPEDIKRLIIAIEKIKFW
- the egtD gene encoding L-histidine N(alpha)-methyltransferase; the encoded protein is MINNSFEKDILNGLNSQPKRLFSKYFYDEKGSSIFQEIMQMDSYYLPKCETEILRDRSHEIIALLPNSTYDVVELGAGDGTKTTLFLEALLNSGKTINYLPLDISPDILEYNKQVIGNKFPELTILPIAGDYFETLDKIKPRKNPKIVLFMGSNIGNFEGAKAIEFLKFVRKFLSEGDFFLLGADLKKHPQTILRAYDDPDGITKRFNLNLLHRINKELKGNFNPENFDHFASYDPLSGTTKSCLISKANQTVQVAGQSITFENNEPIHMEISQKYGLRDLIELREKAGFSSDFHFQDSKAYFSLSLFKY
- the egtB gene encoding ergothioneine biosynthesis protein EgtB, which codes for MKGKLKEAVRNPTVLLDRFINCRFLTEEICTPLEVEDYVPQPIPEVSPPKWHLAHSTWFFEQFLLVPFCPSYKVYDKDFAYLFNSYYNNAGDRILRPNRGLMSRPPVSEVMAYRAYVTEAVTELLKEGTPNSQMLTIIELGINHEQQHQELLVYDIKYILGNQPTFPEYGNRFINEAENKSLDWIEIEEGVKSIGFSGEGFSYDNELGKHKVYLAPYKISNKLVTNGEFIEFIESGAYENFNLWHSDGWDFINNGAIKAPLYWHKVKDRWQIYTLGGLKDINPHLPVQHVSYYEAFAFAEWKGMRLPTEFEWETAADQFSWGQLWEWTSSAYLPYPGFQKAPGAIGEYNGKFMVNQQVLRGASVATAENHSRKTYRNFFAPPSQWIFSGIRLAQSL
- a CDS encoding RidA family protein is translated as MRKFALILLIPFLTLAGCGGPPPNGKMEQSKEATEQNTDGVDAEQRIKDLGIELITPKPPTANYLKAKTMGNVVYLAGTGPDRPDGTQVTGKLGSELSLEEGIEAARFAGISLLSSLKAEIGDLNRVKNIVRAKGMVNADPSFTQHSQVINGFSDLMVEVFGEKGKHARAAIGMGSLPSNISVEIEMIVELYE